The Alphaproteobacteria bacterium nucleotide sequence TGCCGACTTCCAAGGCCGTATCGTTGTTGCCGAACGCAAAAACGATCGCCCCTAGGTAGATATCGGGCAGACGCGCTACACACTCGGCTTTCCATCGCGCCGCGATCAGCACGGAGGTATCGGCGCGGACGCCGAGGTTGTAGCAGGAAAGATCGTGCCCGCGCTCGCGTTCCGCCTGACAGAGTCGGCCCGGCCAACCGAGGAACCGGTCGTCCCCGGTTCCCGCCGTCAAACTATCGCCCACGAAGCAAATTCGAAGCGCTGTCATTCCCCTATCCTTCCCGGAGAATTGTCGACACTCTCGTGTGGCGAATCCGAAATTCGCCACATCTGGGTGCGGGACCGTGAGCGAATTTCGGATTCAAAACCACACGAGGAATATATTGTATCCAGTGTGGTATTCGGATTTGAAGTTCCTGGACGTGGCTACCGCTAACATCCTAGGGGCTTCAAGTCCACCGCGTTAAGAAAAACAATTGCCCGCATAAAGAAGGCGGTTCAAGTTCCTATCATTGGCATTCGGGACGCTTGATTGGCGCCTCGATTAACGCACAAAAGCTTCCGACCCATGCTTAGGAGAGTTGCGATGGGCACGATCTACGTTGCGAAAAGTACCATGCTTGGCAAATGGGCATCGGACGTCGGGCTGAGCAAGCACGTCTTCAAGATCGGCTACACCGAGGAGTCCGTGAAGGACGTCGTCGCGGCGGGCTGGGCGGGCGAATCCGACTGGCAACTCGTTAAGAAACAGGAGGCTGAGGGCATAAGCGAGGAAGCGCTGATCGCGCGCCTCGCACTCAAGGAAAGGATGATCGATCCCGCTCTCTACCCCAAGATCAAGGGTGCGCGCGGCATCTTCAAGGTGCCGCCGGATCACGTCGAAAACCACATCGTGGTCGAGCGCGCGATGGCGGGCGTCGAGCTGATCGATCCCGGCAAGCTCAAGCCCGTTGATTTCGCAAAATATCTGATCGACAACGCGCTCAAGTGAAAGGGCCCGATTTCCGAGACCGAAGTGCGATCCTCAGTTGCCTGAAAGTTCCAGAAGCTTTGCAAGGCATGCATCTCGGTCGGGTGCGAAATCCTGCTCGATCCACCATGCTTCGACCGCGGCGATGAGCCGCCCTACTTTCGGACCGGCCGGTATGCCTAGCGCCAACGCGTCTCGTCCCCTCACGGGAAATCCGGGCGGCCGCCACGCGACCGCGAATGCC carries:
- a CDS encoding GDSL-type esterase/lipase family protein; this encodes MTALRICFVGDSLTAGTGDDRFLGWPGRLCQAERERGHDLSCYNLGVRADTSVLIAARWKAECVARLPDIYLGAIVFAFGNNDTALEVGTDGVRVPLEESLLTARAMLSEAKAWKPTLFLGPWPCE